One genomic window of Apus apus isolate bApuApu2 chromosome 9, bApuApu2.pri.cur, whole genome shotgun sequence includes the following:
- the PSMD6 gene encoding 26S proteasome non-ATPase regulatory subunit 6: MPLENLEEEGLPKNPDLRIAQLRFLLSLRPRAPDPAARDELMAAVRLHNMAPYYEALCKSLEWQVDTELLSKMKKANEEELKRLDNELEDAEKILGESEIRDAMMAKAEYLCRIGDKEGALTAFRKTYDKTVALGHRLDIVFYLLRIGLFYMDNDLITRNIEKAKSLIEEGGDWDRRNRLKVYQGLYCVAIRDFKQAAELFLDTVSTFTSYELMDYKTFVTYTVYVSMIALDRPDLREKVIKGAEILEVLHSLPAVRQYLFSLYECRYSAFFQSLAIVEQEMKKDWLFAPHYRYYVREMRIHAYSQLLESYRSLTLGYMAEAFGVGVEFIDQELSRFIAAGRLHCKIDKVNEIVETNRPDSKNWQYQETIKKGDLLLNRVQKLSRVINM, translated from the exons ATGCCGCTGGAGAACCTGGAGGAGGAGGGGCTGCCCAAGAACCCCGACCTCCGCATCGCTCAGCTCCGCTTCCTCCTCAGCCTGCGGCCCCGCGCCCCCGACCCCGCCGCGCGCGACGAGCTGATGGCGGCCGTGCGGCTCCACA ACATGGCCCCCTATTATGAAGCACTCTGCAAGTCTCTGGAGTGGCAGGTGGACACGGAGCTGCTGAGCAAAATGAAGAAAGCCAATGAGGAAGAGCTGAAACGTCTTGACAACGAGTTGGAGGATGCGGAAAAGATCTTGGGAGAGAGTGAAATCAGGGATGCAATGATGGCCAAAGCTGAGTACCTGTGCAGGATTGGGGACAAG GAAGGAGCTCTGACTGCTTTTCGCAAGACCTACGACAAAACTGTGGCCCTGGGACATCGCCTGGATATTGTGTTCTACCTGCTAAGGATTGGCTTGTTTTACATGGATAACGACCTCATCACACGGAACATTGAGAAGGCAAAGAG TCTAATAGAAGAAGGAGGAGACTGGGACAGGAGAAACCGTCTCAAGGTGTACCAGGGCCTGTACTGCGTGGCTATCCGAGACTTcaagcaggctgcagagctctTCCTTGACACAGTCTCCACCTTCACATCCTATGAACTCATGGATTACAAAACCTTTGTCACATACACGGTCTATGTCAGCATGATCGCGTTAGACAGGCCAGACCTGAGGGAAAAG gtgATTAAAGGAGCAGAGATCCTGGAAGTGTTACACAGTTTGCCAGCTGTACGACAGTACCTCTTTTCTCTTTACGAATGCCGTTATTCAGCCTTTTTCCAGTCATTAG CTATTGTAGAGCAGGAGATGAAGAAGGACTGGCTGTTTGCACCCCACTACCGGTACTACGTGCGGGAGATGCGAATCCACGCCTACAGCCAGCTCCTGGAGTCCTACAGGTCACTGACACTAGGATACATGGCAGAAGCGTTTGGAGTTGGTGTAGAATTCATAGATCA GGAGCTTTCAAGATTTATTGCAGCTGGGAGATTGCACTGCAAAATAGACAAAGTAAATGAGATTGTAGAAACCAACAG GCCTGATAGCAAGAATTGGCAGTACCAAGAAACCATCAAGAAAGGAGATTTGCTGCTAAACAGAGTTCAGAAACTTTCCAGAGTAattaatatgtaa